The DNA region GCGTGGAGTATTCGCGGCCGGAGTAACTCTCCGCGACGCCCAGAGCGCGCAGCCCCGGTTTGGCTATGTGCATACGAAGTGCTTATTGTTCCTGACCGGGATATAGTACATTCTATGAGCATCGAGCGCGACGAGGTCTGTGTCCTCATCCCGACGCTGAACGAAGCCCCGACGATCGGCGGCCTGGTCAGGGGGTTTAAGGAGCGCGGATATGAGCACATCCTTGTCATCGATGGAAACAGCACCGACGGAACGCCCGAGATAGCACGCGCCGCGGGAGCGGTAGTGCGAACTCAGACAGGGAAAGGGAAGGGCAACGCCATCCTGGAGGCTATGGAGATCATAGACAAGCCCTGCGTGCTGATGCTCGACGGCGACGGCACCTACTCCCCGGATGATGCGGAGAGGATGCTTGAGCCCCTCGGAAAAGGGTTTGACCACGTCATCGGAGACCGCATGGCCTGCCCGGAGAAAGGGGCTTTTACGAGGTTAAACCTTCTTGGCAACCAGATCCTTAACCACGTCTTCAGGATCGCCCACGGTAAGGATCTCCACGACATCCTCTCGGGCTATCGCGCTTTTACCCTTCACTCGATCCGGCAGATGAACCTTAAAGAGACCGGATTTGAGATCGAGACGGAGATGGCGGTCGAGGCGGTGAGAACCGGGCAGCGGGTAGCGGTTGTTCCCGTCCGCTACTCTGCAAGACCGGGGACGGTCACCAAGTTAAACCCCCTCCAGGACGGTCTAAGGATCTTCTCAACCATATACCGTCTTGCGAAGATGAACAACCCGATCTTTTATTTTGGGATCATCGGGCTCATCATCTCGATCACAGGCGGGATCATCGGCATCTACGTGGTTCTCGAGTGGTTCAAGAACATCGAGCACCTGCCGCTTACAATCCTCACCGTCCTGCTGATCATGATGGGGTTCCAGATGTTCATGTTCGGGGTCATAAGCGATATGCTGCTTGGATTTCAACGCGAGACGATCCGCCAGATCGAGCAGTTACGCAACCCTCCGAAGCCTCCAAGATAGGATGAGGATCCGGCAGGCATACTCGGCGATTGAGGTGTAGATATACGCCTCATCCAGGGTTTTTCCGGCGGCAAACGTCCCGTGCCCTCTGACTATGACGATATGCCCGCTGATGAGCGCTTCGGCGACGTTTCTTGCGATCTCATCGGTTCCTGGCTCTCCGGTAACAACCGGGATCTCCGGGCAGAGCATTCTCCCCTCACTGTCAACTGGCCGTATTAAGTCGAGATCAAGTGATGCGGCGACAGCGTGAACCGGGTGGGCGTGGACGATTGCACGGTGGGATGCCGCCCGATAAACCGCCCGGTGGACGCGGTACTCGCTCGAGGCCTCCGGCGGGGCATCGCCCTCATAGGGCACGAAGACCGGCATATCTCCGGAATCGAGGCAGGCACCGGTCCTGGTGATACAGAACCCGTTCTCTCCCTCCGTCCGAACGCTCATATTCCCGAAATTTGCTCCGACCAACCCCTCCCTAAAGAGGCGATCTCCAATTCGTTTGAACTCCTGATCCAGCATTCCCGGCACCATTGATGTTGCTGCAGGATGGTTCTGTTCGCGCCGGAATATCTGCATGCCGCTTGAGGCGCGGGGTGTGTTCGATGATGCGGGAGAAGGCACTCTCATGAGGGGCGAACCTGGCAGGGTGTCGCCGGAAGCATCGAAGATAGCGAAGACCGGGCGCACGAGTCCGGTGATCCGCTCTTCAATCGTTACGAAAAGAGGAATTAGATGAACCTGACGCCGACATCCCGCATCCTGTTGAACCGGGCGATGTTTAGGAGGAGGGGTGTTACGCTCTCGACCAGCGATGCTGCCGCAAGCGGTCCCGCATCGTAGGCGCGGAGGCGTGAGACGTTGTTGACCATCTCCATCACCGTCTGTTTGGCTACCGGATCGTCGCAGCAGACAGCAACCGAGTAGTCCAGTTCCTCGTCGATCTTCTTCCACCTGTTTGCAGCGACGTTGTTGAACGCTGCGCATACGGTCGCGGTCGCGGGAAGCATACCTCTTATCATCATCGCCGCCGAGCCCTCGGGCGGTGGGGCGTAGTAAAAGTAGGTATCCCGCTCGATCGGGTTGACGGGGCTGACAACGATCTTGCCCTCAAAACCCCCCAGCGTCTTCAGGGTTGGTGCCACGTGTTTGAAGGGTATCGCCAGGACAACGAGATCGGCCTCGTCAACCGCAGCCTGGTTGGAGGCGCCAACCAGGCTGCAGGAGATGCCCTGCCCCCCAAGCGCCTCCCGGCAGGTCTCGCAGGTCATGACCGCTTTAGCCTCCTCCCGCGACCCGA from Methanoculleus receptaculi includes:
- the aglJ gene encoding S-layer glycoprotein N-glycosyltransferase AglJ, encoding MSIERDEVCVLIPTLNEAPTIGGLVRGFKERGYEHILVIDGNSTDGTPEIARAAGAVVRTQTGKGKGNAILEAMEIIDKPCVLMLDGDGTYSPDDAERMLEPLGKGFDHVIGDRMACPEKGAFTRLNLLGNQILNHVFRIAHGKDLHDILSGYRAFTLHSIRQMNLKETGFEIETEMAVEAVRTGQRVAVVPVRYSARPGTVTKLNPLQDGLRIFSTIYRLAKMNNPIFYFGIIGLIISITGGIIGIYVVLEWFKNIEHLPLTILTVLLIMMGFQMFMFGVISDMLLGFQRETIRQIEQLRNPPKPPR
- a CDS encoding aldolase — its product is MQIFRREQNHPAATSMVPGMLDQEFKRIGDRLFREGLVGANFGNMSVRTEGENGFCITRTGACLDSGDMPVFVPYEGDAPPEASSEYRVHRAVYRAASHRAIVHAHPVHAVAASLDLDLIRPVDSEGRMLCPEIPVVTGEPGTDEIARNVAEALISGHIVIVRGHGTFAAGKTLDEAYIYTSIAEYACRILILSWRLRRVA
- the npdG gene encoding NADPH-dependent F420 reductase, which codes for MKIGIIGGTGEIGEGMALRLSPRYDVIVGSREEAKAVMTCETCREALGGQGISCSLVGASNQAAVDEADLVVLAIPFKHVAPTLKTLGGFEGKIVVSPVNPIERDTYFYYAPPPEGSAAMMIRGMLPATATVCAAFNNVAANRWKKIDEELDYSVAVCCDDPVAKQTVMEMVNNVSRLRAYDAGPLAAASLVESVTPLLLNIARFNRMRDVGVRFI